In Silene latifolia isolate original U9 population chromosome X, ASM4854445v1, whole genome shotgun sequence, the following proteins share a genomic window:
- the LOC141621543 gene encoding exocyst complex component EXO70C1-like, translating into MANNAPLKSLSFDSRIYDENKGKNEDNKNVGKSFSFASRATSFKSDHDDSVPPTIDEGGEEEQSECLEFTMEELSEEIDAFLQSADSMSANAGETGELMEITASVVMFLKKLELMIEEYESTSETTAVIGRNVDEDSLFLASVNRLSSLITVLNGYKSDHTMLLRNQASLILHRVMMFLEDELRLLLAESAGLTPNSADNNSKSKNGKGAQNTPVVASPQDQQQQHSEGDQGLLSDQNLDSGESVKESPPTFPYYSPESVSSIHLVSSAMHNAGYEAECISIFIIVRRHAIEEEVKKHGFEKISVDDVQKMNWESLEREITTWIGVFKHCSNELFPGEEKFYETVFSDHLSTKCFLFCDISLAVSSILISFAEAVSMTKRSTEKLFKFLDMYEALRDWIPSTMLSEEVTEELRSEVSFAKSRLGEAAVTIFCLLENSIKGDNTKTPVPNGAVHPLTRYCMNYLEYACEYKDTLEQVFQQHLKTDESEEYPSDTEQRSGGGGGGRNAEPEKHSPFSSQLITIMDLLDTYLDSKSKLYKDLSLRYVFLMNNGRYMLQKVKGSTEIHQGVGDNWCRKRSSDVRHYHKSYQRESWSRVLQCLNHEGLQVNGKIHKPILKERFKNFNQLFDEIHKTQCSWVVSDEQLQSELRVSISAVMIPAYRSFVARFGQIFTPGRQVEKYIKFQPDDIENAIEELFDGNTNSMAKRKG; encoded by the coding sequence ATGGCTAATAATGCACCCTTGAAATCTCTTAGTTTTGATTCCAGAATTTATGATGAAAATAAGGGTAAAAATGAGGATAATAAAAATGTTGGTAAATCATTTAGTTTTGCTTCAAGAGCAACTTCCTTTAAATCAGACCATGATGATTCTGTTCCTCCCACCATTGATGAAGGAGGAGAGGAGGAACAGAGTGAGTGTCTTGAATTTACCATGGAAGAACTTTCGGAGGAGATCGATGCATTCCTTCAATCTGCTGATTCCATGTCGGCCAATGCCGGTGAAACGGGAGAGCTCATGGAGATCACGGCTTCTGTTGTCATGTTTTTGAAGAAGCTTGAATTGATGATCGAAGAGTACGAGTCCACATCGGAGACTACGGCCGTTATTGGCCGTAATGTTGATGAGGACTCGTTGTTTCTAGCGTCTGTCAATAGACTGTCCAGTCTTATAACGGTTCTTAACGGATATAAATCCGATCATACAATGCTTTTGCGGAATCAGGCGAGCTTGATCCTCCATCGTGTCATGATGTTTCTCGAGGATGAACTTCGTCTTTTGTTGGCAGAGTCCGCGGGGTTGACTCCGAATTCTGCCGATAATAACTCGAAATCCAAGAATGGCAAGGGGGCGCAAAATACGCCTGTCGTTGCGTCCCCTCAGgatcagcagcagcagcactCTGAAGGAGACCAAGGTCTATTGTCTGATCAAAATCTCGATTCAGGGGAGTCTGTGAAGGAATCTCCTCCTACATTTCCTTACTACTCTCCTGAATCGGTCTCTAGCATTCACCTCGTCTCCAGTGCGATGCACAATGCTGGGTATGAAGCGGAATGCATTAGCATTTTCATTATTGTGAGGAGACATGCCATTGAGGAAGAGGTGAAGAAGCATGGTTTTGAGAAGATTAGTGTGGATGACGTGCAGAAGATGAATTGGGAGTCTCTTGAGAGGGAAATTACCACCTGGATCGGCGTGTTTAAGCATTGTTCTAACGAACTTTTCCCTGGTGAGGAAAAGTTCTATGAGACGGTCTTTTCTGATCACCTTTCcacaaaatgtttcctcttttgcgatatctccttggccgtgtcATCCATCCTAATCAGCTTTGCTGAGGCGGTTTCAATGACAAAGCGATCCACCGAGAAATTGTTCAAATTCCTCGACATGTACGAGGCTCTACGAGATTGGATCCCTTCCACGATGTTGTCTGAGGAGGTTACGGAGGAATTGAGGTCAGAAGTCTCATTTGCGAAGAGTAGACTAGGAGAGGCAGCAGTTACCATCTTTTGCCTGCTTGAGAATTCAATCAAGGGCGACAATACAAAAACCCCGGTCCCTAACGGGGCGGTCCATCCCTTAACAAGATACTGCATGAACTACTTAGAGTACGCCTGTGAATACAAGGACACTCTTGAGCAAGTTTTCCAACAACATTTGAAAACAGATGAATCAGAGGAATATCCCTCAGATACGGAACAAAGAAGCGGTGGAGGTGGTGGAGGAAGAAATGCAGAACCGGAGAAACATTCACCATTTTCTTCACAATTGATCACGATAATGGACCTAttagacacatacctcgattctAAGTCAAAGTTATACAAGGATTTATCCTTAAGGTACGTTTTCTTAATGAACAATGGGAGATACATGCTCCAAAAGGTGAAGGGTTCGACCGAGATTCACCAAGGggtgggtgataattggtgtagGAAGAGATCTTCTGACGTGAGGCACTACCATAAGAGTTATCAAAGAGAATCATGGAGCAGAGTTCTACAATGCCTGAATCATGAAGGGTTACAAGTCAATGGGAAGATACACAAACCTATACTTAAAGAAAGGTTCAAAAATTTCAACCAATTATTTGATGAGATACATAAAACACAATGCTCATGGGTGGTGAGCGACGAGCAACTTCAATCGGAGCTTCGAGTGTCAATATCTGCTGTTATGATTCCGGCTTATCGGTCATTTGTCGCTCGTTTTGGACAAATATTCACCCCTGGAAGGCAGGTAGAGAAGTACATTAAGTTCCAACCTGACGACATTGAGAATGCAATTGAAGAGTTGTTTGATGGAAATACCAACTCTATGGCCAAGAGAAAAGGGTAG